The following coding sequences lie in one Polyodon spathula isolate WHYD16114869_AA chromosome 37, ASM1765450v1, whole genome shotgun sequence genomic window:
- the LOC121304148 gene encoding treslin-like, whose translation MVSRNLVFLIDTSSSGDRAVSGGVSAQTNVLEHGVLKILNYFGCRFGLEKVKWGYKFYNSRGARGKIYRASDFRELKAKNFEDFEGECRSKFEENQAWENLNKGKLLAPKGQVIQTALKETLLDFQWDRPDITSPTKPALRPRRRGQLPGSKVPPNLALAEDESSLKSQNVVFLVSACPHSTAELQAFMCSGDTSDSYKDVLEDILPRAVQEMIFQNKVALHWLDTTECGKLMESTDHAGYEVLSEALRLAGGSLVPFHGILGQVTPLMQCLPFIGGSPIHLPGVREAVFPFDSSINYLMSSERIYRAAFPVQYGLLRCGEADMIICSISLESMSSRQSTLPNLVNVTLKEALTDWSCLKPRAMRTDTWVLQQAKETTGSYEEKIAFQQLLKELAVQGLHMVVSIDVSGGFSPCTGVLSPLSATTALLTLLYPEPTSDGGLLLNELVSQGGDELSTDLPDIVSSVVNHFYDCIEDEQENSAEDPPVPDWAQQELSSTHPGPSALVEGWFPLSDQSGVSSNLMESIRLLHTAPEGEDSEQQGRKRSGGPRTPVRQKMKTMSRSLQMLNVARLNVKAQKSQSDEPQPSERGPVKQGKRRSGDKQGGKAGGNLTHFKSEEELLSHLKESYQKAVTERDSSLVTQVQNFLILIKTFLKSADNQELEVNCAQFVQENLVKSSKLIRQQYANAQDNEAKVRECQLQVVLRLEMCLQCPSVQTDTDRLEQLVEEITDMLRILSLTKDPSYLAKFLEEEILIVYLNSIPTILGDMYSSLGTQLPQKLDSLLPSDFFSDESMTQESNSPAASQLSAAPSTSSAGGGLRIRSAEKKRSGMLTRHRSMSDASQSLRQIEMPKKSARRERVKSRLSFAVELPCPEPPPPKEVQEVTKVRRNLFNQESHTSIKKAKLPRSQSAVEGLRHKRSRSKEDVKVSDNHKLLTKKVSETPLHKQVSNRLLHRQIKGRNSITASDVCIVEESPVKLENETDLRRSPRIKKLSFGRRHSSSFYSSSQPQSRNLERVHSASQLTLSDSKAGKLNIQIIRSPVRLLFGAMGSPSHSEACGSREERRAGMEVSEKLECQIPKKTQRKLWSPTDRGITLRKSPRTPPRIPCQTPVMSPVLGIRSETHGSSSWKLSGSPFKSPIRRSQRLILGTPLKDSSPGNRLRTPVKNFVESLLPARTHAKSGISESPIRTPKKTVTWPPSPHKPRLQGQAHVAFRVPESPCNLSRHSPRMLRTPTKNCTPRKSPQTPGMPRAIMKTPQKTGTLQTPTRSQRKTNSPATLMSCQGPCAPKSPVGTPPNQIATRTSLRITGQLGTLRKGHSLFVDSPQKAGHFTPEKEPWKASLVVPLTPRTPKASNSCTPLRSDTGAELCGNSSPVKQPARTRQKSPLIPQRILKRSGGTPLKGTPKNPVRTPLKSSNDNITPKKHLQKMGGTTLTDRLETADTTALASAFSSSPVKANTVSKPLGGRKNLEKTKLLSSSRSCGYLQQTASTDEISAPKPKRAFKSDSMGSTQTGVDSVCKQLPGFSELSQNKASSQSDMVSVSERLDSSSQASTCTSGSFATTEEEEKEESIEITGATILKTEDLKMNICFTRKPSKSDEGFEFSSRRPGGSSSTPGPSYGFRWTPDRQQRRAAARLGSPEEPPKFSTPRISRTPSQRRTPATPDTPSYQVELEMQASGLHKLKIKRTDSFNAGETGVESSLKAFPQGSKKTKRAGPASPLTRYPKRRHTGYASPSSLCTHSTPGETTPGKGGVQTYICQSYTPTRHSNTPSPSGIGEAARWTPSPQRRGRSTPESLINWPRRKKAGGVGAGVGGKDKWVAGVPLSKEAENLKLLEDPELVGVCRLQDIQSLDHRDSQDSREAFGLRSRKRGSSEAFSPDEDDGQRRTKKPLLSRLEDLDIAEDLCNQWGDSESLQCNNQFFIDKDFVISAVTPPSCKLRKPISASGLLALTQSPLLYRGKTTSSNKKGYARYDESGLDTSSQKAAAVPTVAEQDMSPFNRVPRQRSVNMTYSRKKLL comes from the exons ATGGTTTCTCGTAATTTAGTGTTTCTGATCGACACATCGAGTTCTGGAGACAGGGCTGTCTCGGGTGGTGTTTCTGCCCAGACGAATGTCCTAGAGCACGGTGTTTTGAAAATCCTCAATTATTTTGGATGCAGGTTTGGGTTGGAAAAGGTCAAATGGGGGTACAAATTCTACAACTCGCGTGGAGCCAGGGGCAAAATATACCGAGCTTCCGATTTTAGGGAGCTCAAAGCCAAGAACTTCGAGGATTTCGAAGGGGAGTGTCGGTCTAAATTTGAAGAAAACCAGGCATGGGAGAATTTGAATAAGGGGAAACTATTGGCACCCAAGGGGCAGGTTATCCAAACAGCACTGAAAGAGACTTTGCTGGACTTTCAGTGGGACAGGCCTGACATCACCTCCCCGACCAAACCAGCCCTGCGACCCAGGAGGCGAGGGCAGTTGCCTGGCAGCAAGGTGCCACCGAACCTCGCTTTGGCAGAAGACGAGTCATCACTGAAAAGTCAGAATGTGGTGTTTCTCGTCTCTGCGTGTCCGCACTCCACAGCAGAGCTTCAAGCGTTCATGTGCTCAGGTGACACGAGTGATTCTTATAAAGATGTTTTGGAAGACATCCTGCCCAGGGCTGTCCAGGAGATGATTTTCCAGAATAAAGTTGCTTTGCATTGGCTGGATACTACAGAGTGCGGGAAG ctaATGGAATCTACAGATCATGCTGGGTATGAAGTTCTATCTGAGGCATTGAGACTGGCTGGCGGGAGTTTAGTGCCTTTTCACGGTATACTTGGACAAGTAACACCTTTAATGCAGTGCTTGCCCTTCATTGGAGGTTCTCCCATCCATTTGCCTGGAGTAAGAGAAGCAGTGTTCCCCTTTGACTCCAGCATTAATTATCTGATGTCTTCAGAGCGGATCTACCGTGCTGCTTTTCCTGTGCAGTATGGACTTCTTCGCTGTGGAGAag CAGACATGATCATTTGCAGCATTTCCCTGGAGTCCATGTCCAGCAGACAGAGCACTTTGCCCAACCTGGTTAATGTAACATTGAAAGAAGCCCTTACAGACTGGAGCTGCCTGAAACCCAGGGCGATGAGAACTGACACCTGGGTACTTCAACAGGCTAAGGAAACCACTGGGAGTTATGAAGAAAAAATTGCATTTCAACAGCTTTTAAAGGAGCTTGCTGTGCAGGGTCTTCATATG GTTGTTAGCATTGATGTGAGTGGAGGTTTCTCTCCCTGCACTGGGGTCCTGTCGCCACTCTCTGCCACCACAGCTCTGCTCACCCTACTTTACCCAGAACCTACATCTGACGGAGGCCTCTTGCTGAATGAGTTGGTGTCCCAGGGTGGCGACGAACTTTCCACAGACTTACCTGACATCGTCTCTAGTGTCGTAAACCATTTTTATGATTGCATAGAGGACGAGCAAGAGAACAGCGCAG AAGACCCTCCTGTCCCTGACTGGGCACAGCAGGAGCTGTCCTCGACCCATCCAGGACCATCAGCTCTTGTGGAGGGCTGGTTCCCACTGTCTGATCAGTCAGGAGTCAGTTCCAACTTGATGGAGTCAATCAG GTTACTGCACACTGCCCCTGAGGGAG AAGATTCAGAGCAGCAAGGCAGGAAAAGAT CTGGCGGACCCCGTACTCCAGTAAGACAGAAGATGAAGACCATGAGCCGTTCCCTCCAGATGCTGAATGTGGCCCGGCTCAATGTGAAGGCACAGAAGAGTCAGTCAGATGAACCTCAGCCCAGCGAGAGGGGACCTGTCAAGCAGGGAAAGAGGCGATCGGGAGACAAGCAAGGAGGGAAGGCAGGTGGCAATTTAACAC ATTTTAAAAGTGAAGAGGAGCTTCTGTCCCATCTTAAGGAGAGTTACCAGAAGGCTGTGACCGAACGAGACTCCTCTCTGGTTACACAAGTCCAGAACTTCCTTATtctcattaaaacatttctgaaatcAGCAGACAATCAAGAACTGGAG GTGAATTGTGCCCAATTTGTGCAGGAAAACCTTGTTAAGTCCAGTAAATTGATCAGACAGCAGTACGCAAATGCACAAGACAATGAAGCAAAGGTTCGCGA GTGTCAGCTGCAGGTTGTGCTGCGGTTGGAGATGTGTCTCCAGTGCCCTTCTGTTCAGACTGACACAGACCGCCTGGAACAACTGGTAGAGGAG ATTACAGATATGCTGCGCATTCTCTCCTTGACTAAAGACCCATCTTACCTTGCTAAGTTCCTTGAAGAAGAGATCCTTATAGT gtACCTCAACAGCATTCCAACAATCCTTGGGGATATGTACTCCAGTCTGGGCACACAACTGCCTCAAAAGTTGGATTCGCTTCTTCCTTCAGATTTCTTCAGCGACGAGTCAATGACACAGGAGAGCAACTCTCCAGCTGCTTCACAGCTTTCTGCAGCCCCCAGTACATCCTCAGCTGGCGGGGGCCTGCGTATCAGATCAGCTGAGAAAAAAAG gagtgGTATGCTGACTCGTCATCGAAGCATGAGTGATGCATCTCAGAGTTTACGGCAAATTGAAATGCCCAAGAAGTCTGCAAGAAGG GAAAGAGTCAAGTCTCGTCTTTCTTTTGCTGTGGAGCTACCTTGTCCTGAACCTCCACCACCCAAAGAAGTACAAG AGGTAACAAAGGTACGCCGGAACCTGTTCAATCAAGAGTCACACACTTCTATTAAAAAAGCTAAGCTACCAAGGAGCCAGTCTGCTGTGGAGGGACTGAGGCACAAGCGTTCAAGGTCTAAGGAAGATGTGAAAG TTTCAGATAATCACAAGCTTCTGACTAAAAAGGTCTCGGAAACACCTCTGCACAAGCAGGTCTCAAACAGGCTGCTGCACAGACAGATTAAAGGAAG GAACTCGATCACTGCTTCTGACGTCTGCATTGTGGAGGAATCCCCTGTGAAGCTAGAAAACG AGACTGACTTGAGAAGGAGCCCTCGAATCAAGAAGCTCTCTTTTGGCAGGAGGCACTCCAGCTCCTTCTACTCCAGTTCCCAGCCACAGTCTCGGAACCTGGAGAGGGTCCATTCGGCTTCCCAACTGACCCTGAGTGATAGCAAAGCAG GCAAGCTGAATATTCAGATCATCAGGTCTCCAGTACGGCTACTCTTTGGTGCCATGGGCTCTCCCAGCCACTCTGAAGCCTGTGGTTCCAGGGAGGAGAGAAGGGCTGGTATGGAAGTTTCTGAGAAACTAGAGTGTCAG ATTCCTAAGAAAACTCAAAGGAAGCTATGGAGCCCCACGGACAGAGGCATAACTCTTCGGAAATCTCCACGTACACCTCCCAGGATCCCATGCCAAACCCCTGTGATGAGCCCTGTCCTGGGAATAAGATCAGAGACACATGGGTCGTCATCTTGGAAGTTAAGTGGCAGTCCTTTCAAATCTCCTATTCGGAGAAGCCAGCGTTTGATATTGGGAACTCCTCTCAAGGACAGCTCACCAGGCAACCGTCTGAGGACACCAGTAAAGAACTTTGTGGAATCCCTGTTGCCTGCAAGAACACATGCAAAGTCTGGTATTTCGGAAAGCCCAATCAGAACACCCAAAAAAACTGTGACCTGGCCGCCTTCTCCACACAAACCCAGGCTTCAAGGACAAGCTCATGTGGCGTTCAGAGTACCAGAGTCCCCCTGCAATCTATCTCGCCACTCCCCAAGAATGTTAAGGACACCTACAAAAAACTGTACCCCAAGAAAGAGTCCTCAAACACCAGGTATGCCAAGAGCGATAATGAAAACCCCTCAAAAAACAGGTACTCTGCAAACTCCTACAAGATCCCAGAGAAAAACAAATTCACCAGCAACTTTAATGAGCTGCCAGGGTCCATGTGCTCCCAAATCTCCAGTGGGAACTCCACCAAACCAAATTGCCACAAGAACTTCACTGAGAATCACTGGACAATTAGGCACTCTTAGAAAAGGTCATTCACTATTTGTAGATTCCCCCCAGAAGGCAGGACATTTTACCCCAGAAAAAGAACCTTGGAAAGCAAGCTTGGTTGTCCCCCTAACTCCAAGAACACCTAAAGCCTCCAATTCCTGTACACCATTGAGAAGTGATACTGGAGCAGAGCTGTGTGGCAATTCCTCCCCTGTTAAACAACCTGCTAGGACTCGACAGAAAAGTCCTCTCATTCCACAGAGGATTCTTAAAAGGTCGGGAGGAACACCTTTGAAAGGCACTCCTAAAAACCCTGTACGGACTCCATTGAAAAGTAGCAACGATAATATCACACCAAAGAAACACCTTCAGAAGATGGGTGGAACAACTTTAACAGACAGGCTAGAGACCGCTGATACAACAGCTCTTGCAAGTGCATTTTCCAGCTCTCCTGTTAAGGCCAACACCGTGAGCAAGCCACTGGGTGGCAGAAAGAATCTGGAGAAAACCAAATTACTTTCAAGTTCAAGGTCTTGTGGGTACCTGCAGCAGACTGCCAGCACTGATGAGATTAGTGCCCCTAAACCGAAGAGAGCCTTCAAGTCAGACAGCATGGGCAGCACCCAGACAGGTGTTGACTCTGTTTGTAAACAGCTGCCAGGATTCTCGGAGCTCTCCCAGAACAAAGCCAGTTCCCAGTCTGACATGGTATCTGTTTCAGAGAGGCTGGACTCGTCTTCCCAGGCTAGCACATGCACATCTGGGTCTTTCGCaacaacagaagaggaggagaaggaggagagcaTTGAAATCACTGGCGCCACAATCCTAAAAACCGAGGAtcttaaaatgaatatttgtttCACCAGAAAACCCTCAAAGTCTGATGAGGGGTTTGAATTTTCCTCCAGAAGACCAGGGGGCTCCTCTTCCACCCCTGGACCCAGTTATGGGTTCCGTTGGACCCCTGATCGCCAGCAGAGGCGGGCAGCCGCCCGTCTTGGGAGCCCAGAGGAACCCCCAAAGTTTTCTACTCCCCGGATCTCTCGAACACCTAGCCAACGGCGCACCCCAGCCACTCCAGATACTCCCTCCTACCAAGTAGAGCTGGAGATGCAGGCTTCGGGACTGCACAAACTGAAGATCAAACGAACAGATTCCTTTAATGCCGGGGAAACTGGTGTAGAGAGTAGCCTGAAAGCGTTTCCTCAGGGCagcaaaaagacaaaaagagCAGGACCAGCCAGTCCGCTCACTCGTTACCCCAAGCGCAGGCACACTGGATATGCTTCCCCCTCTTCGCTTTGCACTCATAGCACACCTGGTGAAACAACGCCAGGAAAAGGTGGGGTGCAGACTTATATCTGTCAGTCCTACACCCCAACACGGCATTCCAACACCCCCTCCCCTTCTGGAATCGGAGAAGCTGCCCGATGGACTCCATCACCTCAGAGACGAGGAAGGTCCACCCCAGAGAGCCTCATCAACTGGCCCCGGAGGAAGAAGGCTGGAGGAGTAGGCGCAGGTGTTGGCGGTAAGGATAAGTGGGTAGCAGGTGTGCCTCTGAGCAAGGAGGCTGAAAATTTGAAATTGCTGGAGGATCCTGAGCTGGTAGGAGTCTGCAGGCTCCAGGATATCCAATCTTTGGATCATAGAGACAGTCAAGACTCCAGAGAGGCGTTTGGCCTGAGGTCGAGGAAGAGAGGCAGCAGCGAGGCCTTTTCCCCAGATGAGGATGATGGTCAGAGGAGAACGAAGAAACCCCTTCTAAGCAGGCTTGAGGATTTGGACATCGCTGAAGATCTGTGTAACCAGTGGGGAGACAGCGAATCCCTGCAGTGCAACAACCAGTTTTTCATTGACAAAGACTTTGTCATCTCAG ctgTGACTCCGCCAAGCTGCAAATTGAGGAAGCCCATATCTGCAAGTGGCCTCCTGGCGTTGACTCAATCTCCATTGCTGTATAGGGGCAAGACTACTTCCTCAAACAAGAAGGGCTATGCAAGAT ATGATGAGTCCGGCCTGGACACATCTTCACAGAAGGCAGCGGCAGTACCCACGGTCGCAGAGCAGGACATGTCCCCATTTAACAGAGTGCCCAGGCAGCGATCAGTGAACATGACCTACAGCAGGAAGAAGCTGTTGTAG